taaaaatataaaatataatcttaaaCGATAAAAGAAACTCCTAAATATTTGTTGATACCAGATAATTTGCAATATCGGACGGGAACTTAACAAGTATGCACAGCCCCACCTGCCAtgacaattttctttttctggaaataaaataaaacaagaaattaattagaaaaaaaagaaagaaagaaagaaagaaaggaaaaacggAACCTGCTCTTGTTGGGTAGGTGGTGCCAAGTCGAAcgctctccctctccctccctctctccctctctctctctcgctccaTTCCTTTCTCTCTCGCTCTAGATTCACTCATCCAATCCCTGATCCGATCTGTAAGTTAGTACATCTCATTCTCCTTCCTTTTATTTCCAATGCGTTCGATTCAATCCCCagattcctaatttttttttattgtattttatgttttgatcttAAGTTATACTTCTCTAATTACAGAGAGATCTCTCTGATTTTGgccttttagatatttttagtttttggatCTCGGTGTTTTGATTAAATCACAGCTCGAATTTTGGGTGTGAAATAGGGAAAATTTTAGGGCTAAATTGGTCTTGAAAATTTTTGTAGATCGTTAGGGTTAGATCAGTGGTATTTTAGATGGCTACGAATCCTCCATTTAACGTGATGGAGGATCAGACGGATGAGGATTTCTTTGATAAGTTAGTTGATGATGATTTTGGGCCCCCTGATTTGGATTCGGGCCCTAAGTTCACAGAGGGAAGTGATTCTGATGAGGCGAAAGCCTTTGCCAATCTCAGTATTGAGGATACAAAAGGTGGGTTCGAAGGGAAGGTTGAAAATGATGGTGCAGGATTGGATGGTGTGAAGGCGGAGGAGAGCAATGCGTTGGAGTCAGGGAATTCGTTGGGCTCGTCTGATGGGGTGATTGAGTCAAATAATGATGGGATTGGATCGGAGGTTGTGCCTGAGACTACTGTTTGTCAAAGCAGTGGATCATTGAAATCAGGGGTTAAGGAAGTGGGGTGGGGTTCGTTTTACGCAGATTCTGCGGACAATGGGAATCATGGGTTTGGTTCGTcctctgatttttttaatgattttggagGTGGTTCAGAAGATTTTCCTGCAAATATAGTTCAAAGTGCTAGTAATGTAGAGAATAGGGGTGGTGGAGGTTTGGATAATTCGGTCAGTTATGAGCAATATCAAGATGGTTCACAAGTTTATGGAGGGTCGGTGATGGAGAGTGTGAATGGACAGGACTTGAGTAGCAGTCAGTATTGGGAAAACATGTATCCTGGATGGAAGCATGATGCAAACACTGGGCAGTGGTATCAAGTGGATGCTTTTGATGCAACAGCAAGCATGCAAGGGAGTGTTGATGGTGCTTTGGGGGTTGAATGTGTGGCTGCTTCGGCCTCATTCTCTGATGGGAAAGCAGAAGTTAATTATTTGCAGCAGACTTCACAGTCTGTGGTGGGAACCGTGGCTGAGACAAGTACAACCGAGAGTGTGTCTAGCTGGAATCAGGTTTCCGTAGGGAATAATAATGGTTACCCTGAACATATGGTTTTTGACCCACAATATCCTGGTTGGTATTACGATACAATGGTGGGAGAATGGCGCTCATTGGACAGTTACACACCATCTGCACAATCAACAACTGTTCAAACTAATGATCAGCAGAATCAAAATGGATTCGCATTTAGCAATCCTTATTCCCCAAATAGTAGTAGCATGAATGCTGAGTACGGACAAGCTGAGAAGTATGGCTATCAGGGCTATAATAGCCAAGGCCTACATGGCAGCGGGGGTGAGTCTTATGGTAGCTACAATCAACAGGGTTTGAATATGTGGCAACCTCAGACTGCTGCCAAGACAGATACTATTTCGAATTTTGGTGGAAACCAGCAATTAGAGAATTTATATGGTTCAAATGTGTCCATGAACAACCATGTGGATCAGCAGAATGCTTTTAATTATTCGGGGACAGTTCCATCATATGACAAAGCAAGTCAAGGTTATGCTGAGGCTAACGGATTTGTTGGGTCACAAAGTTTTGTACATGGCGGGAACTTCAGTCAGAAGAGTAATCAGGAAACTGTAAAACAGAATGAACAAGCAATCTGTTCAAATGATTACTTTAGCAGTCAGAAACAAGCAAGTGTTCCCCATCAATCATTTCAGAGCAACCAGCAGTTTTCTTATGCTCCCAACACTGGGAGATCATCTGCTGGGCGTCCTCCACATGCACTGGTTACTTTTGGATTTGGTGGGAAGCTCATAGTAATGAAAGATAGCAGTTCTCTTAGGAAAACATCCTTCAGCAGCCAGGTGAGGCTCTGAAATGCTCTCTTTCATAgttctttttctcatttttttgctTCACATTATGGGCGTTTCTCTTAACTGATAATTTGGTAGCCAGAAGTCTTGGTGAGAACGAGAATTAAAAAGTGCTTGGGATTTTGTGTCAGTTCtctcataaattaaaagaaactaattttttttttttaaatttcttgaatgcTGGTTATATTCATGGGCTAAAAATGTGTACTTATTTCATGTGAAGGATCATGTAGGAGGCTCAATCTCAGTTATGAATTTGATGGAGATTATTTTAGGAAGTAGTGATAATGCTTCAAGTGTTGGAGGGGGCACTTGCAGTTATTTTCATGCTCTCTGCCAACAGTCCTTTCCAGGTCCTTTGGTGGGTGGAAATGTTGGAAATAAAGAATTGAATAAGTGGATTGATGAGAGAATTGCACACTCTGAATCACTTGGTGTAAATCATAGAAAAGGCGAAGTATTGAGGTTGCTTCTTGCTTTACTGAAAATAGCTTGTCAGCATTATGGAAAACTTCGATCTCCATTTGGAACTGACAATTTATTGAAGGTAAAttacaaatttcttttttcaatgtttatctatacatatacatacatacatatatatatatatatatatatatgtataaatcaCTCTGTATCTgttacttttcttttaatttgacccttgCAGATTTATGCTCTTTGTCACCCATTTGGATTTGTATGAGCTAATTCGATTCCTTTAACAAAGCAAGTACTTGTATGCATTTGTTGTTTGTTCTGTGACGAGTtagtaagaaaaaaacacttttgcaaTGTATCTTTAGTTTGATAGGTTAGTCTTTGTAAACATAAGGCTATGAAAtgcctctccctctctccaaCCAAAAAGccagaaataaaattatctccTCTTGGATTCCCTGCTTTTCATGCTCTTGTTTGATGTTTCTCTAAAAGATGTTTGAAATGTCTCAAAATGGAAGACTGTTTCAAGCCCATTGGGAGTTGATTTACCTTGCTTATTTCAGAGAGACTTGGCCGGACATAATTGAAAGGGCATGCTGCATGGGGTATCTAATTTTCTAAACTAGAAAAGAGTAGGTGGTCTGGCCCACGTATGACAGCACATGGGCTACCGGAAGCATTTAAGCAACCTGCATTTGGTGTCACTATAATCCAATTAATGATGCAACAAGTTTGTTGTGGgtttattttccttctcttgATGAAGTTCCTAATATTTACTTTCTTGATATTTGATGTTACATCATTGAGTTTCACATCATCTCCTTACACtgttatttatatgataaaatggGTCCTTAATATTGTTGCCTTGCAATCATATCTGAATAGCCACATATAGAAATGACTAACCTGGCATTTTGAATatcatttgtatttttgtagGAGAGCGATGCTCCGGAATCAGCAGTTGCAAAACTCTTTGCATCTGCCAAGAAGAATAGCACACACTTCAGTGAGTATGGTGCCCTTGACCACTGCTTACAGAATATGCCCTCTCAAGGACAAATTAGGGTATCTCATATACTACTTTGCTATTTCTCACTATTGTATTGACATTTTATGTCTTGTAAAAGATTCTGATGTATGTTCTAGGCAACTGCTTCTGAGGTACAACATCTTCTGGTTTCTGGTAGAAAAAAAGAGGCTTTACAATGTGCACAAGAAGGCCAGTTGTGGGGACCAGCACTTGTTCTTGCGTCACAGCTTGGTGATCAGGTTTTTCGTCTATGTTACTCTGATGCCTTTGATTTTATTCAGATAATTTTGTGTACAAGGAAGATTTTCAGATATTTACtcgcttctctctctctctctgtttgcATGTTTTTGGGGTTGGGTTGATACAGTACTATGTTGATACTGTCAAGCTAATGGCACTTCACCAGCTGGTAGCTGGTTCTCCTTTGCGAACATTATGTTTGCTAATAGCAGGGCAACCAGCTGAGGTATTTTCCACAGATTCTAATGTACATGGTGGCTTTCCTGGTGATTTGAGTATCCCTCAACAACCTGTCCAGGTGAGATAGTGATGCATGAATTGTCCTACTATATTAAGGGCTGAATGCCTGTGCTATGTTGTGGATTCTTTCGGTTAAAATCACATATTTTGCTATAAAAAACTTGAGAGGATATTTTGTAGTGATGGAGAACCTTTGAGAATGAAGCCAAAGAGAAGAGAATTgtgttttggattttgttgataACACTACTGACCGGCTATATCAACTCTGTTGTTTCCACATAATGGGTATATTGTTAGCTCTCAAGACATAGAATAACTAAGCTTTCTCCTCAGTCCTGCTCACAAGGATACTGAATGCTTATAGGCTTTGATGTAGCTGTCATGTCGCTGCCATCTTttcaatttgtaaaaaaattgctTGTAATTTACTTTTGCCATTTTTATTTCCTATCAAAAGCTGAAATTTCTAACCAATTTTTATTggtgtataattttatatatgcttTGCTATCAATTGCAGTTTGGGGCAAACAGAATGCTTGATGACTGGGAAGAGAATTTGGCTGTAATAACTGCAAACAGAACAAAAGATGATGAGCTCGTGCTCATGCATCTTGGAGATTGCCTATGGAAGGATAGAAGTGAGGTATCTATTTTCTTTGGTCCTTTGTTTGGTGCCTTCTATTGAAAATCCTGTATCCTGAACCTGACATGAGAGTGATTACTCAGATTACTGCTGCACACATCTGCTATTTAATAGCGGATGCAAACTTTGAGTCATATTCAGACACTGCAAGGCTATGCCTAATTGGAGCAGATCACTGGAAGCATCCCCGAACATATGCTAATCCAGAGGCTATTCAGGTGCTCTGTTCTTTTGTTCAACCCTTACCCGCGATTACTTATGATTTATTTACGGTAGCTTATTATGGGATGGTTGCTTCCAATGCAAACGAACAACTTGTTCTGCACTTCTAGGCTGGATAGATAGGTTTTGGTTAATTATACAAATCATTGATCAGAATCCAATCTTTATGAGCAAAATTGAGAATGGTGACATTTTGGAATGTTTCTTGCGGTTTCAAACTCAACTTTTCTCTCTCGTATGATTTCACACACCGACTCTCCTTCAATGGAATCtgacttgattaatttaatggGATGTATTGACAGAGAACTGAGTTGTATGAATACTCAAAGGTGCTTGGTAACTCCCAGTTTATCCTGCTACCGTTTCAGCCATATAAGCTCATCTATGCATACATGCTGGCTGAAGTGGGCAAAGTCTCTGATTCACTTAAGTAAGGGGATGACAATTTTGAAGTAGGTGCGTTATATAATTTGTCCTTCAGTTATCTGAATCTGGTGAATTTATTTAGGTATTGTCAGGCTGTTTTAAAATCCCTAAAAACTGGTCGAGCTCCTGAAGTAGAAACATGGAAGGTTTTAGTATTATCCCTTGAGGAAAGGATTAGAGCCCATCAGCAGgtaataatttatcatgaactctactttttttttttttttttttgcttttctgtATTCTGACCATGATCAAATATTCTATTTTTCAGGGTGGATTCACCACAAATTTGGCTCCAGGAAAGATAGTTGGCAAGTTGCTCAACTTTTTTGATAGCACTGCACATCGTGTTGTTGGGGGCCTGCCACCACCCGCACCATCAGCATCACAAGGAAGTGTGCCAGATAGCCATCACCAACTGGTGGCTCCCAGAGTATCAGGTAGTCAGTCAACAATGACCATGTCATCGCTAATATCTTCTGCTTCAACAGAGCCCATAAGTGAATGGGCAGCTGATGGCAATAAAATGACAATGCATAATAGAAGTGTTTCAGAGCCAGACTTTGGTAGAAGTCCAAGACAGGTGTGTTATTTTCTGCAAGTTGAAATACTAGACTTAAATTGCTTGATGTTCATGTTAATTATATCACGTCTTCTTACTGGCTTGTGGTAGGATCAGGCTGATTCATCTACACAAGGAACTACTTCCAGCACACAAAGTAAGGCATCAGCTTCAGTGGGGTCATCTCGGTTTGGTCGTTTTGGTTTTGGATCACAGCTTTTGCAGAAAACTGTAGGGCTAGTCTTAAGGCCTCGCTCGGATAAACAGGTAGATTGATTTTCATATGTGATTTCTGTTGACTTTGTCAGGGAGAAACTATGGACAATCTCCTGGTACTCTTGTTAACCATCATTTGTATTGTGACTGAAGGCTAAATTGGGTGATAAGAACAAATTTTATTATGATGAAAAGCTCAAGAGATGGGTGGAGGAAGGTGTTGAACCCGCAGCTGAAGCAGCAGCCTTGGCACCCCCTCCAACAACTCTAGGCTTCCAGAATGGAGGCTCTGACTACAACTTGAAATCCGCTTTGAAGAATGAAGTGTATCTGACTGATGGGAACTCAACGTTTAAGAGTCCCACTTCAACAGACCATCCTTCAGGGATTCCGCCTATTCCAGCCAGTTCAAATCAATTCTCGGCTCGTGGGCGCATCGGTGTACGGGCAAGGTAATTTTGaagccttctttttttcttctctaaatAATGAATATCGTG
This genomic interval from Populus alba chromosome 1, ASM523922v2, whole genome shotgun sequence contains the following:
- the LOC118039166 gene encoding protein transport protein SEC16A homolog isoform X1 — its product is MATNPPFNVMEDQTDEDFFDKLVDDDFGPPDLDSGPKFTEGSDSDEAKAFANLSIEDTKGGFEGKVENDGAGLDGVKAEESNALESGNSLGSSDGVIESNNDGIGSEVVPETTVCQSSGSLKSGVKEVGWGSFYADSADNGNHGFGSSSDFFNDFGGGSEDFPANIVQSASNVENRGGGGLDNSVSYEQYQDGSQVYGGSVMESVNGQDLSSSQYWENMYPGWKHDANTGQWYQVDAFDATASMQGSVDGALGVECVAASASFSDGKAEVNYLQQTSQSVVGTVAETSTTESVSSWNQVSVGNNNGYPEHMVFDPQYPGWYYDTMVGEWRSLDSYTPSAQSTTVQTNDQQNQNGFAFSNPYSPNSSSMNAEYGQAEKYGYQGYNSQGLHGSGGESYGSYNQQGLNMWQPQTAAKTDTISNFGGNQQLENLYGSNVSMNNHVDQQNAFNYSGTVPSYDKASQGYAEANGFVGSQSFVHGGNFSQKSNQETVKQNEQAICSNDYFSSQKQASVPHQSFQSNQQFSYAPNTGRSSAGRPPHALVTFGFGGKLIVMKDSSSLRKTSFSSQDHVGGSISVMNLMEIILGSSDNASSVGGGTCSYFHALCQQSFPGPLVGGNVGNKELNKWIDERIAHSESLGVNHRKGEVLRLLLALLKIACQHYGKLRSPFGTDNLLKESDAPESAVAKLFASAKKNSTHFSEYGALDHCLQNMPSQGQIRATASEVQHLLVSGRKKEALQCAQEGQLWGPALVLASQLGDQYYVDTVKLMALHQLVAGSPLRTLCLLIAGQPAEVFSTDSNVHGGFPGDLSIPQQPVQFGANRMLDDWEENLAVITANRTKDDELVLMHLGDCLWKDRSEITAAHICYLIADANFESYSDTARLCLIGADHWKHPRTYANPEAIQRTELYEYSKVLGNSQFILLPFQPYKLIYAYMLAEVGKVSDSLKYCQAVLKSLKTGRAPEVETWKVLVLSLEERIRAHQQGGFTTNLAPGKIVGKLLNFFDSTAHRVVGGLPPPAPSASQGSVPDSHHQLVAPRVSGSQSTMTMSSLISSASTEPISEWAADGNKMTMHNRSVSEPDFGRSPRQDQADSSTQGTTSSTQSKASASVGSSRFGRFGFGSQLLQKTVGLVLRPRSDKQAKLGDKNKFYYDEKLKRWVEEGVEPAAEAAALAPPPTTLGFQNGGSDYNLKSALKNEVYLTDGNSTFKSPTSTDHPSGIPPIPASSNQFSARGRIGVRARYVDTFNQGGGKPANLFQSPSVPSVKPAVASNAKFFVPAPAPAPSPSPSPSPAPSLEYSMEAIAENIQEDSATNEKPSTFNKENDYPQPSTSSSAMAMQRFPSMDNITRKGDMINGKDMVSSNSRRTASWSGSFSDSFSPPTAMESKSPGEALGMTPSSFMPSNQSMMRMPSSSSFGDELHEVEL
- the LOC118039166 gene encoding protein transport protein SEC16B homolog isoform X2 codes for the protein MATNPPFNVMEDQTDEDFFDKLVDDDFGPPDLDSGPKFTEGSDSDEAKAFANLSIEDTKGGFEGKVENDGAGLDGVKAEESNALESGNSLGSSDGVIESNNDGIGSEVVPETTVCQSSGSLKSGVKEVGWGSFYADSADNGNHGFGSSSDFFNDFGGGSEDFPANIVQSASNVENRGGGGLDNSVSYEQYQDGSQVYGGSVMESVNGQDLSSSQYWENMYPGWKHDANTGQWYQVDAFDATASMQGSVDGALGVECVAASASFSDGKAEVNYLQQTSQSVVGTVAETSTTESVSSWNQVSVGNNNGYPEHMVFDPQYPGWYYDTMVGEWRSLDSYTPSAQSTTVQTNDQQNQNGFAFSNPYSPNSSSMNAEYGQAEKYGYQGYNSQGLHGSGGESYGSYNQQGLNMWQPQTAAKTDTISNFGGNQQLENLYGSNVSMNNHVDQQNAFNYSGTVPSYDKASQGYAEANGFVGSQSFVHGGNFSQKSNQETVKQNEQAICSNDYFSSQKQASVPHQSFQSNQQFSYAPNTGRSSAGRPPHALVTFGFGGKLIVMKDSSSLRKTSFSSQDHVGGSISVMNLMEIILGSSDNASSVGGGTCSYFHALCQQSFPGPLVGGNVGNKELNKWIDERIAHSESLGVNHRKGEVLRLLLALLKIACQHYGKLRSPFGTDNLLKESDAPESAVAKLFASAKKNSTHFSEYGALDHCLQNMPSQGQIRATASEVQHLLVSGRKKEALQCAQEGQLWGPALVLASQLGDQYYVDTVKLMALHQLVAGSPLRTLCLLIAGQPAEVFSTDSNVHGGFPGDLSIPQQPVQFGANRMLDDWEENLAVITANRTKDDELVLMHLGDCLWKDRSEITAAHICYLIADANFESYSDTARLCLIGADHWKHPRTYANPEAIQRTELYEYSKVLGNSQFILLPFQPYKLIYAYMLAEVGKVSDSLKYCQAVLKSLKTGRAPEVETWKVLVLSLEERIRAHQQGGFTTNLAPGKIVGKLLNFFDSTAHRVVGGLPPPAPSASQGSVPDSHHQLVAPRVSGSQSTMTMSSLISSASTEPISEWAADGNKMTMHNRSVSEPDFGRSPRQADSSTQGTTSSTQSKASASVGSSRFGRFGFGSQLLQKTVGLVLRPRSDKQAKLGDKNKFYYDEKLKRWVEEGVEPAAEAAALAPPPTTLGFQNGGSDYNLKSALKNEVYLTDGNSTFKSPTSTDHPSGIPPIPASSNQFSARGRIGVRARYVDTFNQGGGKPANLFQSPSVPSVKPAVASNAKFFVPAPAPAPSPSPSPSPAPSLEYSMEAIAENIQEDSATNEKPSTFNKENDYPQPSTSSSAMAMQRFPSMDNITRKGDMINGKDMVSSNSRRTASWSGSFSDSFSPPTAMESKSPGEALGMTPSSFMPSNQSMMRMPSSSSFGDELHEVEL